The Methylorubrum populi genome contains a region encoding:
- the cysD gene encoding sulfate adenylyltransferase subunit CysD — protein MSAAVAAPARTRLTHLQRLEAESIHIFREAVAEAENPVMLYSIGKDSSVLLHLALKAFAPGRLPFPLMHIDTTWKFREMIAFRDRRTKELGLELIVHTNQDGLAKGIGPISHGSEVHTDVMKTQALRQALDKHRFDAAFGGARRDEEASRAKERIVSLRNAQHRWDPKRQRAEPWHLYNFKKRRGESFRVFPLSNWTELDIWLYIEQENIPIVPLYFAAERPVVNRDGQLIMVDDDRLPLEAGETPELRKVRFRTLGCYPLTGAVESPAATLPEIIGETLAARTSERQGRVIDKDGAGAMERKKQEGYF, from the coding sequence ATGAGCGCCGCTGTCGCCGCGCCCGCGCGCACCCGCCTGACGCATCTCCAGCGTCTGGAGGCCGAGAGCATCCACATCTTCCGGGAGGCGGTCGCCGAGGCCGAGAACCCGGTGATGCTCTACTCGATCGGCAAGGATTCTTCCGTATTGCTGCATCTCGCCCTGAAGGCGTTCGCGCCCGGGCGCCTGCCGTTCCCCCTGATGCACATCGACACGACCTGGAAGTTCCGCGAGATGATCGCCTTCCGCGACCGGCGCACGAAGGAACTCGGCCTCGAACTCATCGTCCACACCAACCAGGACGGGCTCGCCAAGGGCATCGGCCCGATCAGCCACGGCTCGGAGGTGCACACCGACGTGATGAAGACGCAGGCCCTGCGGCAGGCCCTCGACAAGCACAGGTTCGACGCGGCCTTCGGCGGCGCGCGCCGCGACGAGGAGGCGAGCCGCGCCAAGGAGCGCATCGTCTCTCTCCGCAACGCGCAGCACCGCTGGGACCCGAAGCGCCAGCGCGCCGAGCCGTGGCACCTCTACAACTTCAAGAAGCGGCGCGGCGAGTCCTTCCGCGTGTTCCCGCTCTCGAACTGGACCGAGCTCGACATCTGGCTCTACATCGAGCAGGAAAATATTCCGATCGTCCCGCTCTACTTCGCCGCCGAGCGCCCCGTCGTGAACCGCGACGGCCAGCTCATCATGGTGGACGACGACCGGCTGCCGCTGGAAGCCGGCGAGACCCCGGAACTGCGAAAAGTCCGGTTCCGCACGCTCGGCTGCTACCCGCTGACCGGAGCGGTCGAGAGCCCGGCCGCGACCCTGCCGGAGATCATCGGCGAGACGCTCGCCGCCCGCACCTCGGAGCGCCAGGGCCGGGTCATCGACAAGGACGGCGCCGGCGCCATGGAGCGCAAGAAGCAGGAGGGCTACTTCTGA